Proteins encoded within one genomic window of Arachis ipaensis cultivar K30076 chromosome B08, Araip1.1, whole genome shotgun sequence:
- the LOC107613521 gene encoding pyridine nucleotide-disulfide oxidoreductase domain-containing protein 2, translating into MRPRSLSSAANATLKGRKWDALIIGGGHNGLTAAAYLARGGLSVAVLERRHVIGGAAVTEELVPGFKFSRCSYLQSLLRPSVIKELELPKHGLKLLKRNPSSFTPCLDGRYLLLGPDKGLNHSEISKFSLKDADAYPRYENQLENFCKFMDLVLDSSPPESLQHKSSLNEQLKNKLQNSVFWASCLRQASSLGQKEMVEFMDLLLAPASKVLNNWFETDVLKATLATDAVIGSTASVHTPGSGYVLLHHVMGETGGDRGVWSYVEGGMGSISKAICNAAMEAGAHIVTNSEVSQLLIEDSSTVCGVILADGTKVHSSIVLSNATPYRTFMELVPNDALPDDFVRAIKHSDYSSATTKINVAVDKLPQFECCKLNHPHAGPQHVGTIHIGSESMEEIHSASQDAVNGVPSRRPVIEMTIPSTLDKTISPPGMHVINLFVQYTPYKPLDGDWQDHEYRESFAQKCFKLIDEYAPGFSTSVIGYDMLTPPDLEREIGLTGGNIFHGAMGLDSLFLMRPVKGWSNYKTPLQGLYLCGSGAHPGGGVMGAPGRNAARLVLQDLKKTT; encoded by the exons ATGCGGCCAAGAAGCCTCAGCAGCGCTGCCAATGCAACACTGAAGGGCAGGAAATGGGATGCGCTGATAATCGGCGGCGGCCACAACGGCCTCACAGCAGCCGCCTACCTTGCTCGTGGCGGTCTCTCCGTGGCAGTCTTAGAGCGCCGCCACGTGATCGGAGGCGCCGCTGTGACGGAGGAGCTGGTCCCAGGGTTCAAGTTCTCCCGGTGCAGTTACCTGCAGAGCCTCTTGCGTCCCTCAGTCATCAAAGAACTTGAACTTCCGAAACACGGCTTGAAGCTTCTGAAGAGGAATCCGTCCTCTTTTACGCCTTGCCTCGACGGACGGTACCTACTCTTGGGCCCCGATAAAGGTCTCAATCATTCTGAGATTTCCAAGTTCTCGCTTAAAGATGCAGATGCTTATCCAAG ATATGAGAATCAGCTTGAGAATTTCTGTAAATTCATGGATCTGGTGCTGGATTCGTCTCCTCCTGAATCCTTGCAGCATAAATCATCACTTAATGAACAACTGAAGAATAAATTACAGAATTCAGTATTTTGGGCAAGTTGTCTACGACAAGCATCCTCCTTGGGGCAAAAGGAGATGGT GGAATTCATGGACCTTTTATTAGCTCCGGCTTCCAAAGTTTTGAACAACTGGTTTGAG ACAGATGTTCTGAAGGCTACCCTTGCAACAGATGCTGTGATTGGAAGCACA GCCAGTGTCCATACCCCAGGAAGTGGTTATGTTCTACTACATCATGTTATGGGAGAAACTGGTGGGGATCGTGGAGTCTGGTC ATATGTTGAAGGTGGAATGGGCTCAATATCGAAGGCTATTTGTAATGCTGCTATGGAAGCTGGAGCACATATTGTAACCAATTCTGAG GTATCTCAGTTGTTGATTGAAGACTCTAGCACTGTCTGTGGG GTGATTTTGGCTGATGGTACCAAAGTGCATTCTTCAATTGTTCTTTCTAATGCAACTCCATATAGAACTTTCATG GAATTAGTACCTAATGATGCCCTTCCGGATGATTTTGTTCGTGCGATTAAGCATTCTGACTATAGTTCT GCTACTACAAAAATAAATGTAGCAGTTGACAAGTTGCCTCAATTTGAGTGTTGCAAGTTAAATCATCCTCATGCTGGCCCACAGCATGTTGGCACAATTCATATTGGTTCAGAGAG CATGGAAGAGATTCACTCTGCATCTCAAGATGCTGTAAATGGAGTGCCATCACGAAGACCAGTTATTGAAATGACAATTCCCTCCACGCTGGACAAAACCATATCTCCACCTG GTATGCATGTGATCAACCTATTTGTGCAGTATACTCCCTACAAACCACTGGATGGTGACTGGCAAGATCATGAATATAGA GAATCATTTGCGCAAAAATGCTTCAAATTGATTGATGAATATGCCCCCGGGTTTAGTACATCTGTCATTGGTTATGACATGTTGACTCCACCAGACCTTGAAAGGGAAATTGGTTTGACAG GAGGGAACATATTTCATGGTGCCATGGGATTGGATTCTCTTTTCCTCATGCGACCTGTTAAAGGATG GTCGAATTATAAGACTCCGCTTCAGGGGTTATACTTATGTGGAAGCGGGGCACATCCTGGCGGTGGCGTAATGGGGGCACCAGGACGTAACGCCGCTCGATTAGTACTTCAAGATCTTAAGAAAACTACGTAA